A genomic window from Pseudomonadota bacterium includes:
- a CDS encoding carbon starvation protein A, whose product MSPPEDATRAPSRVLSGLAWFCVAVLGAAAAGGIALHRGESISSLWFIAAAVCVYALGYRFYSAFIAARVLCLDPTRATPAERLNDGRDFVPTDKWVVFGHHFAAIAGPGPLIGPTLAAQFGYLPGTLWILVGGVLGGCVQDFVMLFFSTRRDGRSLGQMARDELGPVGGAVALIGVMAIMVILIAVLGLVVVNAMKHSPWATSTVAATIPIALLVGIYMRALRPGRVLEGTAIGVILLALAVVGGGYVDAQPALRVFFDYDGPTLALLIIAYGFAAAVLPIWLLLAPRDYLSTFVKIGTIVALAVALMILRPEVKMPAVTQFVDGTGPIFGGKLFPFVFITVACGAISGFHALVASGTTPKLLTNEIDARFIGYGAMMMESFVAIMAMVAATVLEPGVYFAINSPSGIVGTDPAAAVAVISGWGFPVSLEDMQALAANMGEASLFARTGGAPSLAVGMASIFAGTFGGGLMALWYHFAIMFEALFILTTLDAGTRVARFMLQDLLGNLVPALGRTGWYPGVILTSGLVVAAWGYFLYMGTIDPLGGINSLWPLFGIANQMLAAIALCVATTILVKSGKLRYAWITALPLSWLVTVTSTAAVEKLLSPEPRVGFLAHAQDLGAQLAGGSIPADKAAQLIFNDRLDAVLIVLFLAATWVLVLETLRVCLAIVMGRSHPPLTETPHLPNRLAPEWLGKD is encoded by the coding sequence ATGAGCCCACCCGAAGACGCCACCCGAGCCCCAAGCCGCGTGCTCTCGGGGCTCGCATGGTTTTGCGTCGCGGTGCTCGGCGCGGCGGCCGCCGGGGGCATCGCCCTGCACCGCGGGGAATCGATATCGAGCCTCTGGTTCATCGCCGCGGCGGTTTGCGTCTATGCCCTCGGATATCGTTTCTACAGCGCCTTCATCGCCGCCCGGGTGCTGTGCCTGGACCCGACCCGCGCCACCCCGGCGGAACGGCTGAACGACGGCCGCGACTTCGTCCCGACCGACAAGTGGGTCGTATTCGGCCACCACTTCGCCGCCATCGCGGGTCCGGGGCCGCTCATCGGACCCACCCTGGCCGCACAATTCGGGTATCTCCCGGGGACCTTGTGGATCCTCGTCGGAGGGGTGCTGGGCGGTTGTGTCCAGGACTTCGTGATGCTGTTCTTTTCCACCCGCCGCGACGGTCGCTCGCTCGGTCAGATGGCGCGCGACGAGCTCGGGCCGGTCGGTGGCGCCGTGGCTCTCATCGGGGTCATGGCGATCATGGTGATCCTGATCGCGGTGCTCGGTCTCGTGGTGGTCAACGCCATGAAGCACAGCCCGTGGGCGACGAGCACGGTGGCGGCGACCATCCCCATCGCGCTCCTCGTCGGCATCTACATGCGCGCGCTTCGTCCCGGACGGGTCCTGGAAGGCACGGCCATCGGGGTGATCCTCTTGGCGCTGGCCGTGGTCGGCGGGGGTTATGTGGACGCACAGCCCGCGCTGCGCGTCTTTTTCGACTACGACGGCCCGACCTTGGCCCTCCTGATCATCGCCTACGGCTTCGCCGCGGCGGTGCTGCCGATATGGCTCCTCTTGGCGCCGCGCGACTACCTGTCGACCTTCGTGAAGATCGGCACCATCGTGGCGCTCGCCGTAGCCCTGATGATCCTCCGGCCGGAGGTCAAGATGCCGGCCGTGACACAGTTCGTGGACGGCACCGGTCCCATCTTCGGCGGCAAGCTCTTCCCCTTCGTCTTCATCACCGTCGCCTGCGGCGCGATCTCGGGCTTTCATGCCCTGGTCGCCTCCGGCACGACGCCCAAGCTCCTGACCAACGAGATCGACGCGCGCTTCATCGGTTACGGGGCGATGATGATGGAGTCCTTCGTCGCCATCATGGCGATGGTCGCGGCCACGGTGCTGGAGCCCGGCGTGTACTTCGCGATCAATAGCCCATCCGGCATCGTGGGCACCGATCCGGCGGCGGCGGTCGCGGTGATCTCCGGCTGGGGGTTCCCCGTCAGCCTCGAGGACATGCAGGCGCTGGCGGCGAACATGGGCGAAGCGAGCCTGTTCGCGCGCACCGGGGGGGCGCCCTCGCTCGCGGTGGGGATGGCGAGCATCTTCGCCGGCACCTTCGGCGGCGGGCTCATGGCGCTCTGGTACCACTTCGCGATCATGTTCGAGGCCCTGTTCATCTTGACCACGCTCGACGCCGGCACCCGCGTCGCGCGTTTCATGCTCCAGGACCTGCTCGGAAATCTGGTGCCCGCGCTCGGCCGCACCGGCTGGTATCCGGGGGTGATCCTGACGAGCGGGCTGGTGGTCGCCGCGTGGGGATATTTCCTGTACATGGGCACCATCGACCCGCTCGGCGGCATCAACAGCCTGTGGCCGCTGTTCGGGATCGCCAACCAGATGCTGGCGGCGATCGCCCTGTGCGTCGCGACCACGATCCTGGTCAAATCGGGGAAGCTGCGCTACGCGTGGATCACCGCACTTCCCCTCTCCTGGCTGGTCACGGTCACGAGCACCGCCGCCGTAGAAAAGCTCCTGAGCCCCGAGCCTCGCGTCGGCTTCCTCGCCCATGCGCAGGACCTCGGGGCCCAACTGGCCGGCGGTTCGATCCCCGCGGACAAGGCCGCGCAGCTCATCTTCAACGACCGTCTCGATGCGGTGTTGATAGTGCTCTTTCTGGCCGCGACCTGGGTGCTCGTGCTCGAGACCCTGCGGGTGTGCCTGGCCATCGTTATGGGACGCAGTCACCCGCCGCTGACCGAAACGCCGCACCTGCCCAACCGTCTGGCACCGGAGTGGCTGGGGAAGGATTGA
- a CDS encoding 2-methylcitrate synthase (catalyzes the synthesis of 2-methylcitrate from propionyl-CoA and oxaloacetate; also catalyzes the condensation of oxaloacetate with acetyl-CoA but with a lower specificity), producing MLATGLEGVVAAESAIATVGQESLGLRYRGYSVVDLAEGASFEEVAYLLVYGELPGRQALDAYRERLAALRPLPEALSAILRLLPADAHPMDVLRTGCSALGTLDPEGPGRDQYAIADRLVAALPTMLLAWHHAGRSWAPHAEPSGLAHSFLRALHGREPDPLSVRMLDASLILYAEHELNASTFAARVTASTLSDFYSAVCSAIGALRGPLHGGANEEAMRLIERFPDPDSAERGVSEMLRRRERIMGFGHRIYKHGDPRSPLMKSWSHRLAKACGDRVLFPVSERIEALMWREKGLHTNLDFYSASAYRLAGIPSPLFTPLFVLSRITGWAAHIIEQRAHNRLIRPSAAYVGPEPRGFVPMEQRG from the coding sequence ATGCTCGCAACAGGTTTGGAAGGGGTCGTCGCGGCCGAGAGCGCGATCGCGACCGTGGGGCAGGAGTCCCTGGGGCTCCGTTACCGCGGCTATTCGGTCGTGGATCTGGCCGAAGGCGCAAGCTTCGAGGAGGTGGCCTATCTCCTCGTGTATGGCGAGCTGCCGGGGCGGCAGGCGCTGGACGCGTATCGCGAGCGCCTGGCAGCGCTGAGGCCATTGCCCGAGGCGCTCTCAGCGATCCTCCGGCTCCTCCCGGCCGACGCTCACCCCATGGACGTCCTGCGTACCGGTTGCTCGGCGCTCGGCACGCTCGACCCGGAAGGTCCGGGGCGCGATCAATACGCGATTGCCGACAGGCTCGTCGCCGCCCTGCCCACGATGCTGCTCGCCTGGCATCATGCCGGCCGTTCCTGGGCGCCGCACGCGGAACCTTCGGGGCTTGCGCACTCGTTCCTGCGTGCCTTGCACGGACGGGAACCCGATCCCCTCTCCGTGCGCATGCTCGATGCCTCGTTGATCCTCTATGCCGAGCACGAGCTGAACGCCTCGACCTTCGCCGCGCGCGTCACGGCCTCGACCTTGTCGGATTTCTATTCGGCGGTGTGCTCCGCCATCGGTGCCCTGCGCGGGCCGTTGCACGGCGGCGCCAACGAAGAGGCGATGCGGCTCATCGAGCGCTTTCCCGATCCCGACAGCGCCGAGCGCGGGGTCTCTGAGATGCTCAGGCGCCGTGAGCGCATCATGGGGTTCGGACACCGCATCTACAAGCACGGTGACCCGCGCTCACCGCTCATGAAGTCCTGGTCCCACAGGCTCGCCAAGGCGTGCGGGGACCGGGTGTTGTTTCCCGTCTCGGAGCGCATCGAGGCGCTCATGTGGCGCGAAAAGGGCCTGCACACGAACCTCGATTTCTACAGCGCCTCGGCCTATCGCCTGGCCGGGATCCCGAGCCCTTTGTTCACGCCGCTTTTCGTCCTGTCGCGCATCACCGGTTGGGCCGCCCATATCATCGAACAGCGCGCGCATAACCGTTTGATCCGACCGAGCGCGGCCTACGTGGGTCCCGAGCCGCGCGGCTTCGTGCCTATGGAGCAACGCGGGTGA
- a CDS encoding cold-shock protein — MITGTVKWFNDSKGYGFITREDGGKDVFVHHSAIQGGGFKSLAEGQQVTFDVEQGPKGPSATRVQPV, encoded by the coding sequence GTGATTACAGGAACAGTAAAATGGTTCAACGACAGTAAGGGCTACGGCTTCATTACGCGGGAGGACGGCGGCAAGGATGTATTCGTGCATCACTCTGCCATCCAAGGTGGTGGCTTCAAGTCCCTAGCGGAGGGCCAACAGGTAACATTCGACGTGGAGCAGGGCCCGAAGGGCCCGTCGGCGACGAGAGTCCAGCCGGTCTAA
- a CDS encoding bifunctional 2-methylcitrate dehydratase/aconitate hydratase: MVADRGPETEGFSTEAYRMARYCLMDALGCAILALGHPECTRHLGPIVAGTRVPNGARVPGTSFCLDPVTAAFDIGLAIRWLDYNDTFLAAEWGHPSDNLGGLLAIADWQSRTRRAEGLAPIAVHELLTALIRAYEVQGCLALENSFNRVGLDHVLLVKLATAGVATRLLGGDKNAVMRAVSHVFVDGHSLRTYRQAPNVGPRKSWAAGDATSRGVWVALVSLRGEPGCPSALSAARFGFYDVLFGGRPFRMQREYGSYVVAHILFKVAFPAEFHAQTAAECALRLYPEVRGRVSEVERIEIATQAPALCIISKKGRLENAADRDHCLEYIVAVCLLYGELSARHYEDEVAADPRIDALRDRMVVEEDPRYSRDYLDPEKRAIPNAVQVFFREGGRTDRIEIDFPLGHPRRRAEALPRLVAKCRANLATRFPGERVDPLTAIFEDPERLAALAVDDLVDRFLSPHSMSAVS, encoded by the coding sequence GTGGTCGCCGATCGGGGGCCCGAAACAGAGGGTTTCAGTACGGAGGCCTATCGCATGGCGCGTTACTGTCTCATGGATGCCCTCGGCTGCGCCATCCTCGCCCTCGGCCATCCTGAATGTACCCGCCATCTCGGGCCCATCGTGGCCGGGACCCGGGTGCCGAACGGGGCGCGCGTGCCCGGCACGAGCTTCTGCCTCGACCCCGTCACGGCCGCCTTCGACATCGGTCTGGCGATCCGCTGGCTCGACTACAACGACACCTTCCTGGCCGCCGAGTGGGGCCATCCCTCGGACAACCTCGGCGGGCTCCTCGCGATCGCCGACTGGCAGAGCCGCACCCGGCGCGCCGAGGGACTGGCGCCGATCGCGGTGCACGAGTTGCTCACCGCGCTCATCCGAGCCTACGAGGTACAGGGTTGCCTGGCGCTCGAGAATAGCTTCAACCGCGTGGGGCTCGACCACGTGTTGCTGGTCAAGCTGGCCACGGCCGGGGTCGCGACCCGTTTACTGGGTGGTGATAAGAACGCCGTCATGCGCGCCGTCTCCCACGTCTTCGTGGACGGGCATAGCCTCCGCACTTACCGCCAGGCGCCGAACGTGGGGCCGCGCAAGTCCTGGGCGGCGGGCGACGCCACGAGCCGCGGGGTGTGGGTGGCCTTGGTGTCGCTGAGGGGCGAGCCCGGCTGCCCGAGCGCGCTCTCGGCCGCGCGCTTCGGGTTTTACGATGTCCTCTTCGGCGGCCGGCCCTTTCGGATGCAGCGGGAGTATGGGAGCTACGTTGTTGCGCACATTCTCTTCAAGGTCGCCTTTCCGGCCGAGTTCCACGCCCAGACCGCCGCCGAGTGTGCCCTGCGCCTCTACCCGGAGGTGCGCGGGCGGGTTTCCGAGGTCGAGCGCATCGAGATCGCCACCCAGGCGCCCGCGCTGTGCATCATCAGCAAGAAGGGTCGCTTGGAAAACGCGGCGGACCGCGACCATTGCCTGGAGTACATCGTGGCCGTCTGCCTCCTCTACGGCGAGCTGTCGGCCCGCCATTACGAGGACGAAGTAGCCGCCGACCCGCGCATCGACGCGCTTCGAGACCGGATGGTGGTGGAGGAGGACCCGCGGTACAGCCGCGATTATCTGGATCCCGAAAAACGCGCCATCCCGAATGCCGTGCAAGTGTTCTTTCGCGAGGGGGGCAGGACCGACCGGATCGAGATCGATTTCCCGCTGGGGCATCCCCGCCGCCGTGCCGAGGCGCTCCCACGGCTCGTCGCGAAGTGCCGCGCGAATCTCGCCACCCGTTTCCCGGGCGAACGGGTCGATCCGCTCACCGCGATCTTCGAAGACCCCGAGCGCCTGGCGGCGCTGGCCGTCGATGATCTCGTCGATCGCTTCCTGAGCCCGCATAGCATGTCGGCTGTATCCTGA